CGGTTGCGACCTACGGCTATTTGCTAGATGATTCGACAGGCCAGCCTGAGGTGGGGAATGTCCTCATGGACAACCAAACGGGAGCTATCCTTGGATTTGTTGGTGGCCGTAATTATCAAGAAAATCAGAACAATCACGCTATCGATACCAAGCGTTCTCCAGCTTCAACTACAAAACCTATATTGGCCTATGGTATCGCTATTGACCAAGGTTTGATGGGAAGTGCAAGTATCTTGTCAAACTATCCTACCAACTTCTCAAATGGGAATCCCATCATGTATGTCAATAGTCCTGGTACGGGCATGATGACATTGGGAGAAGCCCTTAACTACTCATGGAATATCCCAGCCTACTGGACGTATCGTACGCTTCGAGAGAAGGGTGTTGATGTCAAAGGCTATATGGAAAAAATGGGTTACGAAATCCCAGAATATGGTATTGAAAGTTTACCGATGGGTGGGGGGATTGACGTTACAGTTGCCCAGCATACCAACGGGTATCAAACTCTGGCCAACAATGGAGTTTACCATAAGAAACATATGATCGCTAAGATCGAGTCAACGGATGGTCGAGTGGTCTATGAGCATAAGGATGAGCCTGTGCAGGTTTATTCAAAAGCGACAGCAACCATCATGCAAAGTCTGCTCCGTGACGTCATTTCATCTCGGATTACTTCTAGCTTCCAGACCGACTTGACGACTATCAATCCATCCCTAGCTCGTGCTGACTGGATCGGAAAAACTGGTACGACCAATGAAGATGAAAATATGTGGCTCATGCTTTCTACACCTCGCTTGACTTTGGGTGGCTGGTTAGGTCACGACGACAACCGACCACTAGCCAAAGGAGCAGGCCACTACCGTAATGCCAACTATATGGCCCACTTGGTCAATGCTATCCAACAAGCTGAACCTGGAATATGGGGGAATGAGCGTTTTAACCTGGATTCAAGTGTGACCAAGTCACAAGTTCTCCGATCTACAGGGCAAAAACCGGGCAAGGTTTCTATCAATGGAAAAGAAATAGAAGTTTCTGGATCAACAGTAACGAGCTACTGGGCGACTAAAGAAGGTGCCCCGGTGACCACCTATCGCTTTGCTATTGGAGGAAGCGATGCAGATTATCTGAACGCGTGGAAGAATATTCTAGGGAGCATTCCGGCAGTGACTCCTCCAAGCTCAAACAGTAGCTCAAGTTCAAGCAGTGGCTCAAGTTCAAGCAGTAGCTCTGGAAGTTCAAGTTCGAGTGGAAATACTCAAAGTGGTTCTACAGGACGTTCACGTCTATTTAATCGTTAAGAAAGAGTAGTAGCAAGGTTAGTAATTTCTCCTTGTTGCTACTTTTTTCTTTGTTGGTTTCGTGTTACAATAATAATATGAATCATTATCAGAAAAAGATTGTTAAGGGAACAGTATACTCGCTACTCTCAGGCCTAATCTGGGGGATTTGTGGGATTTTAGGAGAGTATTTTTTCACTCATTATCCAGTATCTTCTGGATGGATTACTTCTATGCGTTTACTAGTGGCGGGGAGTTTGGTTTTAGGTTTATCTGCTTTTCAGTTGCGTAGCCGCTTGTTGGATATCTGGCGTGA
This genomic stretch from Streptococcus sp. 1643 harbors:
- the pbp1b gene encoding penicillin-binding protein PBP1B; translation: MKERINELKTKMLHFFQQLMQRIAKWKKRLAEKLANKKTSKKGTSSDNVRKAGSIFAKVLSGFKIVFNTLFILGFIGGLFGAGVAMGYGVALFDKAQVPQAEELVKQVKDIASISEITYSDGSTIASIEGDLLRTSVASDAISDNLKKAIVATEDEHFNEHKGVVPKAVIRATLGTFVGLGSSSGGSTLTQQVIKQQVVGDAPTLARKAKEIIDALALERAMGKDEILTTYLNIAPFGRNHKGQNIAGAQQAAEGIFGVNASDLTVPQAAFIAGLPQSPISYSPYESDGSMKSDEDMALGIKRAKDVLYNMYRTGALSQEDYDKYKDYDFKQDFLPSGSVSGTSRDYLYYATLAEATDRMYDYLVQRDNVSAQELKNESIQKSYRDLATKEIENGGYKITTTINKNVHAAMQNAVATYGYLLDDSTGQPEVGNVLMDNQTGAILGFVGGRNYQENQNNHAIDTKRSPASTTKPILAYGIAIDQGLMGSASILSNYPTNFSNGNPIMYVNSPGTGMMTLGEALNYSWNIPAYWTYRTLREKGVDVKGYMEKMGYEIPEYGIESLPMGGGIDVTVAQHTNGYQTLANNGVYHKKHMIAKIESTDGRVVYEHKDEPVQVYSKATATIMQSLLRDVISSRITSSFQTDLTTINPSLARADWIGKTGTTNEDENMWLMLSTPRLTLGGWLGHDDNRPLAKGAGHYRNANYMAHLVNAIQQAEPGIWGNERFNLDSSVTKSQVLRSTGQKPGKVSINGKEIEVSGSTVTSYWATKEGAPVTTYRFAIGGSDADYLNAWKNILGSIPAVTPPSSNSSSSSSSGSSSSSSSGSSSSSGNTQSGSTGRSRLFNR